From a single Candidatus Lernaella stagnicola genomic region:
- the fliG gene encoding flagellar motor switch protein FliG, which yields MSEEAVSISTGARRRMNGIEKAAALLMFLGEDLATEVFRGLQEDEIRLIVSAIPKLGDITPDEMQKVLDEFSQRLTAEGYMSKSGKDFIESVVHGAMAHDKAQSVLQRLEVEQQLEQIRRYDPRAIFNLIKKEHPQTIAFILSQLPAHTTADIVANLPEDMQFEVMRRIARMDSVLPGALEEVVEALGRELSTFAIDVAETSGGIKPAAEILNSMKKSGANEIMRKLVEEDPDLAEQIGQHMFVFEDLLNVDDRGIQMILKEVGNDDLAVALKMASEEVKMKIFKNISSRAGEMIQEDMEARGPVRISDVEKAQGVIVRVARRLEQEGKIVVSGRGGEDMFV from the coding sequence ATGTCTGAGGAAGCGGTATCCATTTCCACCGGCGCGAGACGGCGCATGAACGGTATCGAGAAAGCGGCGGCGCTGTTGATGTTTCTGGGGGAGGATTTGGCCACCGAAGTGTTTCGGGGATTGCAGGAAGACGAGATCCGCCTCATCGTCTCGGCCATCCCGAAGCTGGGTGACATTACCCCCGACGAAATGCAGAAAGTGCTCGATGAATTCTCCCAGCGGCTTACCGCCGAGGGATACATGAGCAAGTCGGGCAAGGATTTTATCGAAAGCGTGGTCCACGGCGCGATGGCGCACGACAAGGCGCAATCGGTGTTGCAGCGCCTGGAAGTCGAACAGCAACTCGAGCAGATTCGCCGTTACGATCCGCGCGCCATCTTCAACCTCATCAAAAAAGAGCACCCGCAAACCATCGCGTTTATTCTCTCGCAATTACCGGCACACACGACCGCCGACATCGTCGCCAACCTGCCGGAGGACATGCAGTTTGAAGTTATGAGGCGCATCGCGCGGATGGACTCGGTGCTGCCCGGCGCGCTGGAAGAAGTCGTCGAAGCCTTGGGTCGTGAATTGTCGACCTTCGCCATCGACGTGGCGGAAACCAGCGGCGGCATCAAACCGGCCGCGGAAATTCTCAACTCCATGAAGAAAAGCGGCGCGAATGAAATTATGCGCAAGTTGGTGGAAGAGGACCCCGACCTCGCCGAGCAAATCGGACAACATATGTTCGTCTTCGAGGACCTGCTTAACGTAGATGATCGCGGCATCCAAATGATCTTGAAGGAAGTCGGCAACGACGACCTCGCTGTCGCCCTAAAGATGGCCAGCGAGGAGGTCAAGATGAAGATCTTCAAGAACATTTCCAGCCGCGCCGGCGAGATGATCCAGGAAGATATGGAAGCCCGCGGACCGGTGCGTATCTCCGACGTCGAAAAAGCTCAGGGTGTAATCGTGCGCGTGGCCCGCCGCCTCGAACAGGAAGGCAAGATTGTCGTATCCGGTCGCGGCGGCGAAGACATGTTCGTGTAA
- a CDS encoding FliH/SctL family protein — protein sequence MSGKKIEFERFDNPRQKPVELVAAAQAEARKMVADAKQEVDRIEQQAYEQGFQQGEQAGIKMGMASAQPSVEAIAALLEQLNSLLLQTLEAMEPEVIKIVQLIAERVIHTKIAGDDQVLVRVVKAAMAEVDQKWDATVHVNPQEYETLTLHVNEFERIRDAGKVTLVADADIEPGGCRVETPQSFVDASVRQALANLFEFEE from the coding sequence ATGTCCGGCAAGAAGATCGAATTCGAACGTTTCGACAACCCGCGGCAAAAGCCCGTCGAGTTAGTTGCCGCGGCTCAGGCGGAGGCGCGCAAAATGGTCGCCGACGCCAAGCAGGAAGTCGACCGCATCGAGCAGCAAGCCTACGAACAGGGTTTTCAGCAGGGGGAACAAGCCGGCATCAAGATGGGGATGGCATCCGCGCAACCCAGTGTGGAGGCGATCGCCGCGCTGCTCGAACAACTCAACTCGTTGCTGCTGCAAACCCTGGAGGCCATGGAGCCGGAAGTCATCAAAATCGTGCAACTCATCGCCGAGCGGGTTATTCATACGAAAATCGCCGGCGACGACCAAGTGCTCGTGCGGGTGGTAAAAGCGGCGATGGCCGAGGTCGACCAAAAGTGGGACGCAACGGTGCACGTCAATCCCCAGGAATACGAAACCCTGACTTTGCACGTGAACGAATTCGAGCGGATTCGCGACGCCGGCAAGGTGACGCTCGTGGCCGACGCCGATATTGAACCCGGAGGTTGCCGCGTCGAAACGCCGCAGTCTTTCGTCGACGCCTCGGTGCGACAGGCCTTGGCCAACCTGTTCGAATTCGAGGAATAG
- a CDS encoding FliI/YscN family ATPase produces the protein MPLVPPYDWTPVIEHLEMAEVLGVNGFVTRVVGLLIEATGPRAPVGGICRIYPKTNDGGEGDSIIAEIVGFDDRAVQLMPLEHIYDISPGSRVEKAWRSPTVPVGEGFLGRIIDGLGRPMDDRPRPVGSYRMPLYGKPGNPVSRARVTKPLDLGVRALNGLLTVGQGQKIGVFAGSGVGKSILLGIIARNTAADVNVIGLVGERGREVRDFLERDLGEEGRKRSVVVCATSDRTALERVRAGYLATTMAEYFRGQGLNVLFMMDSLTRMAMARREIGLAIGEPPTSRGYTPSVFAMMPSLLERIGNDDRGGSLTGICTVLVEADDINDPIGDAARSILDGHVFLSRDLAERNHYPAIDVLGSTSRVMNDVVPEEHKMWAAWLRETLAVYTEAEDLINIGAYESGANPRIDYAITVIDQINAFLRQGIFEKVDMTQTQAGLARIFKTNPPPWVEAE, from the coding sequence ATGCCTCTCGTGCCGCCCTACGACTGGACGCCCGTTATCGAGCACCTGGAAATGGCCGAGGTGTTGGGGGTCAACGGCTTCGTAACCCGCGTGGTCGGGCTGTTGATTGAAGCTACGGGACCGCGGGCGCCGGTGGGCGGCATCTGCCGCATCTATCCCAAAACCAACGACGGCGGCGAAGGCGACTCCATCATCGCCGAAATCGTCGGCTTCGACGACCGCGCCGTGCAACTTATGCCCCTGGAACACATCTACGACATCAGCCCCGGCAGTCGCGTGGAAAAGGCCTGGCGTAGCCCGACGGTGCCGGTCGGCGAAGGATTCCTGGGCCGCATTATCGATGGTTTGGGCCGGCCGATGGACGACCGCCCGAGGCCGGTGGGCAGCTACCGCATGCCGCTATACGGCAAGCCGGGCAACCCGGTGAGCCGCGCTCGCGTCACCAAGCCGTTGGACCTGGGTGTTCGCGCACTCAACGGCCTGTTGACGGTGGGCCAGGGTCAAAAAATCGGCGTATTCGCCGGTTCGGGCGTCGGCAAAAGCATCCTGCTGGGTATCATCGCCCGCAATACGGCGGCCGACGTCAACGTCATCGGGCTGGTCGGCGAACGCGGTCGCGAGGTGCGGGATTTTCTCGAACGCGACCTGGGCGAAGAAGGCCGCAAGCGCAGCGTCGTGGTGTGCGCGACCTCCGACCGCACGGCGTTGGAACGGGTCCGGGCGGGGTATTTGGCTACGACGATGGCGGAATATTTTCGCGGACAGGGTCTGAACGTGCTGTTCATGATGGACAGCCTGACCCGTATGGCCATGGCGCGGCGGGAAATCGGCCTGGCCATCGGCGAGCCGCCCACGAGCAGAGGTTACACGCCCAGCGTCTTCGCCATGATGCCCAGCTTGCTTGAGCGCATCGGCAACGACGACCGCGGCGGTTCGCTGACCGGCATTTGTACTGTTTTGGTCGAGGCCGACGACATCAACGACCCCATCGGCGACGCAGCGCGCTCCATCCTGGATGGGCACGTGTTTCTGAGCCGCGACCTGGCCGAGCGCAACCATTACCCGGCCATTGACGTGCTGGGCAGCACCAGCCGCGTGATGAACGACGTGGTCCCCGAAGAGCACAAGATGTGGGCCGCGTGGCTGCGCGAAACCTTGGCGGTGTACACCGAAGCCGAGGATTTGATCAACATCGGCGCGTACGAAAGCGGGGCGAATCCGCGCATCGACTACGCGATTACGGTTATCGACCAAATCAACGCGTTTTTGCGGCAGGGCATTTTTGAAAAGGTGGACATGACCCAAACGCAGGCGGGCTTGGCGCGCATCTTCAAGACCAATCCGCCGCCGTGGGTCGAGGCGGAATAG
- the fliJ gene encoding flagellar export protein FliJ, producing MAGTFRLLALLRVRRIVEDRKKRDFGAAVMELTRARAAQQAEEDALRRAQDDYNECAVGAVGIEVLRLHEAFILKHRIELGYKQLQVRDAQREVESKREELMEATRQREVVDKLHEKFRRREEYERNRQEEKALAETAIGQYARRLRASSEGDGHE from the coding sequence GTGGCCGGCACGTTTCGACTACTGGCTCTGTTGCGGGTGCGTCGAATTGTTGAGGATCGCAAGAAGCGGGACTTCGGCGCCGCGGTGATGGAACTGACGCGCGCACGAGCCGCTCAACAGGCTGAGGAAGACGCGTTGCGACGGGCCCAGGACGATTACAACGAATGCGCGGTGGGGGCGGTCGGTATCGAGGTGCTGCGCCTGCATGAGGCATTTATCCTCAAGCATCGCATCGAATTGGGTTACAAGCAGTTGCAGGTTCGCGACGCACAGCGCGAGGTTGAGAGCAAGCGGGAAGAACTGATGGAAGCCACGCGGCAGCGGGAAGTCGTCGACAAATTGCACGAGAAATTCCGCCGCCGCGAAGAGTACGAACGGAACAGGCAAGAAGAAAAGGCACTCGCCGAAACGGCGATAGGGCAGTATGCGCGGCGCTTGCGGGCGTCGAGCGAGGGAGACGGTCATGAGTAG
- a CDS encoding alkyl sulfatase dimerization domain-containing protein, giving the protein MVCFRSWKGRERFPVRRIYGAAVVLAFVVVVFSFFAGCGRGWRGESRAPAQHTFTLVQRDGSWWFQTPSGKPFVSLGVNHLEPVLICSESNRDLFAARFGDDLIGPGGKPNLKGRAARAWVTDGMRQIRSWGFNTLGLHNPLPQTEMPYVAKFRPAPVNHITEPREFLDPFAPDTAKKYNRHARCWCRKFQNDPHILGISFVDMPWWQTPADRLHPWVDYLRQLPAGAPGKKRWLDALRKQYADAAQAAATYGVEDATWKALAHRREWPDLGRPSLAYRDSLAFLPEIADAWYGLQSAAIRACDTGHLIFGDKLIGGPGMPEWLDPILAKHVDVIYIQWYDFAENQLPRLRRLYERTGKPILLGDSSFSCPHEKLPDPKGTRVESPAAVGEAFYHYLQTVMAEPYVVGWHHCGYIEGSPDLKKFHRFYAQQSGFLRADGTPYTEIVDRVTAANHRAFAWHEAARAMALNDPDEEPAAAPICDTEETELYDLARIGERIFNVGHFKKLALTTPKKNISWIETDAGVVVIDAGYRVTAKLAAKLIRETTDKPIRFLIYTHHHRTQVGGAPVLVEPGTQVIAHENLVAEFDLAVERAPFMRRLNSIQFDISERETDGLPQFVYPDITYRNSYYFELGGVRFELYHVEGEAADYTVVWLPAERVVFVADLLSMGTPMVASPMKRVRDEVKWRQALELVRDLRPRVLVDSSLSPLCDPAEIDEALGVYIGYLNALHRDVIEAMNRGDSLEETLRRATLAPHLRHSPWLRDRYGKHEFNVRGLYHRYSGWFDQNGSHLNSAPSKARAASFIEQMGGGENALAKARQLRPSQPALALEYLDLLIAAGDHAQAAHGLKGEILLSFSEVYRHSIVANMYRRLGKNEREKAATTK; this is encoded by the coding sequence ATGGTTTGTTTTCGCTCATGGAAGGGCCGCGAGCGGTTTCCGGTACGTCGAATTTACGGAGCCGCTGTCGTCTTGGCTTTTGTCGTCGTTGTTTTTAGTTTTTTCGCCGGCTGCGGTCGCGGTTGGCGCGGCGAATCCAGAGCGCCCGCTCAGCACACTTTCACGCTTGTGCAACGCGATGGCAGTTGGTGGTTTCAAACCCCCAGCGGTAAGCCCTTCGTTTCACTGGGCGTCAATCATCTCGAGCCGGTGTTGATTTGCTCGGAAAGCAACCGCGACCTGTTCGCCGCCAGGTTCGGCGACGACTTGATCGGACCGGGCGGTAAACCCAACCTGAAAGGCCGGGCAGCTCGGGCTTGGGTCACCGACGGCATGCGGCAAATACGCAGTTGGGGTTTCAATACCCTGGGACTGCATAATCCGCTGCCACAAACCGAAATGCCTTACGTGGCGAAGTTTCGCCCGGCGCCGGTCAACCACATCACCGAACCCCGAGAATTCTTGGACCCCTTCGCGCCGGATACGGCAAAGAAATACAACCGTCACGCGCGTTGCTGGTGCCGGAAGTTCCAGAACGACCCGCACATTCTGGGCATCAGCTTCGTCGACATGCCCTGGTGGCAAACGCCCGCCGACCGCCTGCATCCCTGGGTGGATTACCTGCGTCAACTACCCGCCGGCGCGCCGGGGAAAAAGCGATGGCTCGACGCGCTGCGAAAGCAGTATGCCGACGCCGCACAAGCCGCCGCGACCTACGGGGTTGAAGACGCGACTTGGAAGGCGTTGGCCCATCGCCGCGAGTGGCCGGACCTCGGGCGTCCGTCGTTGGCCTACCGTGACAGCCTCGCGTTCTTGCCGGAAATCGCCGACGCCTGGTACGGCCTGCAAAGCGCGGCGATTCGCGCCTGCGACACGGGACACTTGATTTTCGGCGACAAGCTGATCGGCGGGCCCGGCATGCCCGAGTGGCTCGACCCGATTTTGGCCAAGCACGTCGACGTGATTTACATCCAATGGTACGACTTCGCGGAGAACCAACTGCCCCGCCTGCGCCGGCTCTATGAGCGCACCGGCAAGCCGATCCTGCTGGGCGATTCGTCGTTTTCCTGCCCCCACGAAAAACTACCCGATCCCAAAGGTACGCGCGTGGAATCACCCGCGGCGGTGGGCGAGGCGTTCTACCACTACCTGCAAACGGTAATGGCCGAGCCGTATGTGGTCGGTTGGCATCACTGCGGGTACATCGAGGGCTCGCCGGACCTGAAGAAGTTTCACCGGTTCTACGCCCAACAAAGCGGTTTTCTGCGCGCCGACGGCACTCCGTATACGGAGATTGTCGACCGCGTAACGGCGGCCAATCATCGCGCGTTTGCGTGGCATGAAGCGGCAAGAGCCATGGCTCTCAACGACCCGGACGAAGAGCCGGCCGCCGCGCCGATTTGCGACACAGAAGAAACCGAGCTGTACGACTTGGCGCGGATTGGCGAGCGGATATTCAACGTGGGTCATTTCAAGAAACTCGCCCTTACCACGCCGAAGAAGAATATCTCGTGGATCGAAACCGACGCGGGTGTCGTGGTGATCGATGCGGGGTATCGCGTCACAGCGAAGCTTGCCGCGAAACTGATTCGGGAGACCACCGACAAACCGATTCGCTTCCTGATCTACACGCACCATCACAGGACCCAGGTGGGGGGTGCGCCTGTGTTGGTCGAGCCCGGGACGCAGGTGATCGCCCACGAGAACCTAGTGGCCGAGTTCGACTTGGCTGTCGAGCGCGCGCCGTTCATGCGGCGGCTCAATTCCATCCAGTTTGATATTTCCGAGCGCGAGACCGATGGTCTGCCGCAATTTGTCTACCCTGACATCACGTATCGGAATTCCTACTATTTCGAATTGGGCGGCGTGCGTTTTGAGCTCTACCACGTCGAAGGCGAAGCGGCTGATTACACCGTCGTCTGGCTGCCCGCCGAGCGCGTCGTGTTTGTGGCGGATTTGCTCAGCATGGGAACACCCATGGTGGCAAGTCCCATGAAGCGAGTTCGCGACGAGGTAAAGTGGCGCCAGGCGCTGGAACTGGTGCGCGATTTGCGGCCGCGGGTTTTGGTCGATTCGTCGCTCAGCCCGCTGTGCGACCCTGCCGAGATTGACGAAGCGCTCGGTGTGTACATCGGTTATCTGAACGCGCTGCATCGAGATGTGATCGAGGCAATGAATCGCGGCGATTCGTTGGAGGAGACGCTGCGGCGGGCGACGCTGGCGCCGCATCTGCGACATAGCCCTTGGCTGCGCGATCGCTACGGAAAGCACGAATTCAACGTGCGGGGGCTCTATCACCGGTATTCGGGATGGTTCGACCAAAACGGGAGCCACTTGAACTCCGCGCCGTCGAAAGCCCGCGCGGCCTCGTTCATCGAGCAAATGGGGGGCGGTGAAAACGCGTTGGCCAAAGCCCGGCAATTGCGGCCGAGCCAACCGGCGCTGGCGTTGGAGTACCTCGACCTGTTGATCGCCGCCGGGGACCATGCCCAGGCGGCTCACGGTCTCAAAGGCGAGATACTGCTGTCTTTCTCCGAAGTGTATCGGCACAGCATCGTGGCCAACATGTACCGCCGTTTGGGCAAAAACGAGCGCGAAAAAGCCGCAACCACCAAATAA
- a CDS encoding flagellar hook-length control protein FliK, with amino-acid sequence MPKAIQMDVKTMMLQASQVGTVSPRSHAQGPRTDPSDEKNGRDGEAAWSSALGQAKDSLPQSQIRDSVASNASAPEAPQVKGQEKADQNQQLVGGDKAAKTSFLGQAQGAKPVATVATEPVLVSPQVAAKGAQTASLAFAAGLGSPGETAPAPAAPVNTAPVVSAGDNAVWTTLIGGQSAVNGQDSAPLAGAQQGFSAADIALSLLAKGQALPSGQNLTAAQTAAAKFVEQVQPASQNAVLETVSAPVEPEHGNLATRVAAVFKAQALSAALVEHLEVASVVKGESQSRAPGSATTWQQPVTLFGAGQQVQAAAASVNQPHLRVMAERAYRETSDSVSTRKAVPVAESKATDRPRAAQRVGQRETFRQGTDAPAKQPGLAGESVKAVPLGAEQPVANLIASGGETRSDFAATVGRDSVGVAAPKAAPQAATVPLDITEKIEAVQKLVEITGRHMLRKIDQGGGTIRMRLDPPELGRIRLEINVKNDVVRAEAVVEHIQAKQILNENVQQLKDMLSEKGLDLQQFDVYEQLQNGGRDGLNDGGEFRGPIAHVAPDNPESFNDEASSLRAVYRLRAMTGNINLRA; translated from the coding sequence ATGCCAAAAGCTATTCAAATGGACGTAAAGACCATGATGTTGCAGGCGAGCCAGGTCGGCACCGTCTCTCCGCGCTCTCACGCTCAAGGGCCGCGTACGGACCCGAGCGATGAGAAAAACGGCCGAGACGGCGAGGCGGCGTGGTCATCCGCACTGGGACAAGCGAAAGACAGTCTACCGCAAAGTCAAATCAGGGATTCGGTCGCGAGCAACGCTTCCGCCCCTGAGGCCCCGCAGGTTAAGGGACAAGAAAAAGCCGATCAAAATCAACAACTTGTTGGTGGAGATAAAGCGGCAAAAACGAGTTTCCTCGGCCAAGCACAGGGGGCGAAGCCGGTGGCCACAGTGGCTACGGAACCGGTACTTGTCAGTCCACAGGTTGCGGCCAAAGGCGCCCAAACGGCGTCGTTGGCATTTGCTGCCGGATTGGGAAGTCCTGGTGAAACAGCCCCTGCGCCCGCCGCGCCAGTAAACACGGCGCCGGTCGTGTCCGCCGGTGATAACGCCGTATGGACGACTTTGATCGGTGGCCAGTCGGCCGTTAATGGGCAGGATTCGGCGCCCTTGGCGGGAGCCCAGCAGGGTTTCTCAGCGGCAGATATTGCCCTGTCGCTGTTGGCCAAGGGGCAAGCCTTGCCGTCCGGTCAGAACCTTACGGCGGCGCAAACCGCCGCGGCGAAATTCGTCGAACAGGTTCAACCGGCGTCACAGAATGCTGTTCTAGAGACAGTGTCCGCACCCGTGGAACCGGAACACGGCAACCTCGCAACCCGCGTTGCCGCGGTGTTCAAGGCGCAAGCTTTGAGCGCGGCGCTCGTGGAGCACTTGGAAGTCGCGTCGGTCGTTAAGGGTGAGTCGCAGTCTCGTGCCCCTGGCAGTGCAACGACATGGCAGCAACCGGTCACTTTGTTTGGAGCCGGACAGCAGGTGCAAGCGGCGGCGGCCTCGGTGAATCAGCCTCACTTACGCGTCATGGCGGAGCGAGCTTATCGCGAGACGTCGGATTCCGTTTCAACACGCAAGGCTGTTCCAGTCGCTGAGAGCAAGGCCACCGATCGTCCGCGCGCAGCCCAGAGGGTTGGACAGCGGGAGACGTTTCGTCAAGGGACGGACGCACCCGCCAAGCAGCCCGGGTTGGCCGGAGAATCGGTCAAAGCCGTGCCCTTAGGCGCTGAACAACCTGTAGCCAACCTGATTGCTTCCGGCGGGGAGACCCGCAGTGATTTCGCCGCGACCGTCGGTCGTGATTCCGTTGGTGTTGCAGCGCCGAAAGCCGCGCCTCAGGCGGCGACGGTGCCGCTGGACATCACCGAGAAGATCGAGGCAGTACAGAAGTTGGTGGAAATCACCGGGCGACACATGTTGCGCAAGATCGACCAAGGCGGCGGTACGATTCGGATGCGTCTGGATCCGCCGGAACTGGGCCGCATACGACTTGAGATCAATGTGAAAAACGACGTAGTGCGAGCCGAGGCCGTAGTCGAGCACATTCAGGCAAAGCAGATCCTCAACGAGAACGTGCAACAACTGAAAGACATGCTAAGTGAGAAGGGCTTGGATTTGCAGCAGTTCGACGTATACGAACAGTTGCAGAACGGTGGTCGTGACGGATTGAACGACGGCGGCGAATTTCGCGGCCCGATTGCTCACGTCGCGCCCGATAATCCCGAGTCATTCAACGATGAAGCCTCGTCACTTCGCGCCGTATATCGGTTGCGGGCCATGACGGGCAACATCAACCTGCGCGCGTAA
- a CDS encoding FlgD immunoglobulin-like domain containing protein translates to MSAVELTRPPGADIFGINTDAAAVAGLYEDQQDLASQEVFMELMMTELQHQDPLDPMENQEFLNQIAMLTSVEQLRAANSNLETLQLYQSSINNAQSVSMMGKTVKASGDAFTYSGEGNVDLDFRLGANAVSSTVTIFDAEDYAVRTIELGQVDSGEQEVTWDGHNEDGSPMGEGEYTYKVTAKDADQNTISTLTFIKGVVEGITFEGGIPFLHIGSHQVTMGEVLEITQE, encoded by the coding sequence GTGTCTGCAGTGGAATTAACCAGGCCGCCGGGTGCGGATATCTTCGGTATCAACACCGATGCCGCAGCGGTGGCGGGCCTGTATGAAGACCAGCAGGATCTCGCCAGCCAAGAGGTTTTCATGGAATTGATGATGACCGAACTCCAACACCAAGATCCGCTCGATCCTATGGAAAACCAGGAGTTCCTCAATCAAATCGCCATGCTGACCTCGGTCGAACAGTTACGAGCCGCCAACTCGAACCTCGAGACGTTGCAGCTTTACCAATCCAGCATCAACAACGCGCAATCGGTGTCGATGATGGGCAAGACGGTTAAAGCTTCCGGCGACGCTTTCACATACAGCGGTGAGGGCAACGTCGATCTCGACTTTCGTCTCGGCGCCAATGCGGTCAGCAGTACGGTTACGATCTTCGACGCCGAAGATTATGCCGTACGTACGATCGAATTGGGTCAAGTCGATTCAGGCGAGCAGGAAGTCACTTGGGATGGCCACAACGAAGACGGGTCACCAATGGGCGAGGGTGAATACACCTACAAGGTGACGGCCAAGGACGCCGATCAAAACACCATCTCCACGCTGACCTTTATCAAGGGCGTGGTGGAAGGCATCACCTTCGAAGGCGGTATTCCCTTCCTGCACATTGGTTCGCATCAAGTGACCATGGGCGAGGTCCTGGAGATCACCCAGGAGTAA
- a CDS encoding TIGR02530 family flagellar biosynthesis protein, with the protein MDKVISASFYVPQAVGKPTAPSASTPAAKLPSDDQFRAVLDRQIQRGNEVRFSAHARERLAARNVNLNSAEVGKINQAVESVAAKGGRNTLVVGADYALIVSIPNRTVITALPRGGMQENVITNIDSTVFVE; encoded by the coding sequence ATGGACAAAGTGATTAGTGCGTCGTTTTACGTTCCGCAAGCGGTCGGCAAACCGACGGCTCCATCCGCGTCGACCCCGGCGGCGAAGCTTCCGTCCGACGATCAGTTTCGGGCGGTACTCGATCGCCAGATTCAACGCGGAAACGAGGTTCGGTTTTCGGCTCATGCGCGAGAACGCCTGGCGGCGCGAAACGTCAACTTGAACAGCGCCGAAGTCGGCAAGATCAACCAAGCCGTGGAAAGCGTCGCCGCCAAGGGCGGACGCAACACCTTGGTGGTCGGCGCCGATTACGCGCTTATTGTCAGCATCCCCAACCGGACCGTCATTACGGCGTTGCCGCGCGGAGGTATGCAGGAAAACGTCATCACGAATATCGATAGCACGGTATTCGTAGAATAA
- a CDS encoding flagellar hook protein FlgE, which yields MGIVGAMYSGISGLNSNSTMMEIIGNNLANINTPAFKHARADFSDILSATSGGQTIGRGARVGSTRMVLTQGGFQATENVTDIALAGPGFFMVNDQASHTLFYTRSGNFRVDKSGYMTSPAGHRLQGYEISSDGRPVGTPRDIRVPQTPLQPKITDNVSLYANLDSQSEVVGPFDVTDPVNTSNFTASITVYDSLGNAHQLTVYFDRDPVPGAGGGNVWNYHVVVDAEDAAGGVDFIAADGELEFTAAGSLLELRAGALNDFDFSGNPEQNQIISFDFGTSVAVGGTGVDGTTQFGEGSALVFASQDGYSTSYIDSINIDEDGKVIALYANGEAEEIAQVAVVNFTNPLALDHRGDNMFGSTTESGEPVASVANVSGNGAIFSKTLELSNVDIAAQFGLMITTQRGFQANSRSIRTADELISELINLIR from the coding sequence ATGGGTATCGTTGGTGCCATGTATTCAGGCATTAGCGGTCTGAATTCGAACTCGACGATGATGGAAATCATCGGCAACAACTTAGCGAACATTAACACGCCGGCGTTCAAGCATGCGCGCGCGGATTTCTCCGACATTCTGTCCGCCACGAGCGGTGGGCAGACTATCGGCCGCGGCGCGCGCGTCGGTTCCACACGAATGGTGCTGACCCAGGGCGGTTTTCAGGCGACGGAAAACGTCACTGATATCGCGCTGGCCGGCCCCGGCTTCTTCATGGTGAACGATCAGGCCAGTCACACTCTGTTCTATACCCGGTCCGGCAACTTCCGAGTTGACAAGTCCGGATACATGACCAGCCCTGCCGGTCATCGGTTGCAAGGGTATGAGATCAGTTCCGACGGTCGACCGGTCGGTACGCCGCGCGATATTCGCGTACCGCAGACGCCGTTACAGCCCAAGATCACGGACAACGTCTCGTTGTATGCCAACCTCGATTCGCAATCGGAGGTCGTGGGACCGTTTGACGTTACCGACCCGGTCAACACGTCAAACTTCACGGCTTCGATCACGGTCTACGATTCGCTCGGCAACGCGCACCAACTCACGGTCTATTTCGACCGTGACCCGGTGCCCGGCGCGGGCGGCGGCAATGTCTGGAATTATCACGTGGTTGTCGACGCCGAAGACGCAGCGGGCGGCGTGGATTTCATCGCCGCCGACGGGGAATTGGAGTTCACGGCCGCCGGCTCGCTACTCGAGCTTCGCGCCGGCGCACTTAACGACTTCGATTTCTCGGGCAATCCAGAGCAAAACCAGATCATCTCCTTCGACTTCGGCACTTCGGTGGCGGTGGGCGGCACCGGTGTGGACGGCACGACGCAGTTCGGCGAAGGTTCCGCACTCGTGTTCGCCAGCCAAGATGGGTACAGCACCAGTTACATCGATAGCATCAATATCGATGAAGACGGTAAAGTCATTGCGCTGTATGCCAACGGCGAAGCCGAAGAAATCGCCCAAGTGGCCGTCGTTAATTTTACTAATCCGCTGGCTCTTGATCACCGCGGCGACAACATGTTCGGTTCCACTACGGAGTCGGGCGAACCGGTTGCTTCAGTGGCCAACGTGTCCGGAAACGGCGCGATTTTCTCCAAAACCTTGGAGCTGTCCAACGTGGACATCGCCGCTCAGTTCGGTTTGATGATTACCACGCAGCGCGGCTTCCAGGCGAACTCGCGTTCGATTCGAACTGCGGATGAATTGATTAGCGAACTGATCAACCTGATCAGGTAA